The genomic region TCGCAACGGCAGCTTGAAGGCAGGGAGCCTAAAAAAAGCTTGCGGGCTTTTTGGTCGGTTGTTTTTATCTTATTGCCCGCTGCGCTCATCCTTACCGGCAGCAATCTCAGCCAGCTGCAAAGTTTATCGGTTATTGCCGCATTTCCGCTCGGCATCATTATGATCTGTATTATTGTCAGCTTTTTTAAAGATGCAAAGAACGGGAAGGCAGGGTAAACGCATCAGGTCGTTTTTTTAATATCCCCGCGGAAAAATTGATTCTATTCGACCAGAGTTGTCCTGAACGGCAAGGCTGATTGACTTGCATGCAGCCCATGCGCGATATAATTATTTTACCGTTTCAAGTTCCGCAATGCGCCGCTCAGCCGTTCGAGGGTCTCGGTAATAATCGATGCGGGAGCTGCAAGGTTAATTCGTTCAAAACCGCGGCCTTCGTCACCGAAGATATATCCTTCATCTAGGAATACTTGCGCCGTCTGCGTCATAAACGTTTCCAAAGCCTTATGTTCCATTCCCAGCGCCCTAAAATCGAGCCATTGCAGATACGTGCCTTCGATGAGCGGCGCTTTAATTTCGGGATGGTGCGTTTGGAAAAACTGCTGCACAATACGCTGATTGGCATCGATTACGGATAAAAATTCGTCGAGCCACGCCGCGCACTGTGTATAGCAAATTTCGCAGGCCTTATAGCTCAATGCCGTGAACAATGCTCCGGACCCAAGCTCTTGGGCATTTACAAAAGTTTTCCGCATATTCTCATTTTTAATGATGATATTGCTGATTCCCAGCCCGGCGATGTTGAATGTCTTTGAAGGCGCGGTAAAAGTGATTGTCCGCTCGGCAATATCATCTCCTAACGATTGAAAAACGGTGTGTGCATACCCCGGCATCACAATATCAAAATGAATTTCATCCGAAAACAGCAAAAGATCATTTTTTAACAAGATTTCTTCTATTTTATGCAGCTCTTCTTTTGTCCACACTCTGCCGATAGGATTATGAGGAGAACAAAAGAGCAGGGCTTTATTACGCGGATCCGCAGCGAGCCGTTCCAATGCTTCAAAATCAATCGTATAACGGCCGCCGTTTTCCTGCAACGAACACGCTGCAACATTCCGCTCCTGCAAGCGTATTGCCCTAAAAAAAGGATAATACACCGGCGACAGCAGAATAACGCCGTCTCCCGGT from Treponema vincentii harbors:
- a CDS encoding MalY/PatB family protein — protein: MKYDFTTRINRAGSGSRKWDAMYQVNPHVDSSVVPLSVADMEFKMPPELTEGLKHYLDSSVLGYTGPTAAYKGAVQNWMKTRHNWAIEPDWIVPTAGVVPAIFNAVRAFTEPGDGVILLSPVYYPFFRAIRLQERNVAACSLQENGGRYTIDFEALERLAADPRNKALLFCSPHNPIGRVWTKEELHKIEEILLKNDLLLFSDEIHFDIVMPGYAHTVFQSLGDDIAERTITFTAPSKTFNIAGLGISNIIIKNENMRKTFVNAQELGSGALFTALSYKACEICYTQCAAWLDEFLSVIDANQRIVQQFFQTHHPEIKAPLIEGTYLQWLDFRALGMEHKALETFMTQTAQVFLDEGYIFGDEGRGFERINLAAPASIITETLERLSGALRNLKR